A single region of the Hylaeus volcanicus isolate JK05 chromosome 5, UHH_iyHylVolc1.0_haploid, whole genome shotgun sequence genome encodes:
- the LOC128876223 gene encoding UDP-glucuronic acid decarboxylase 1 isoform X3: MVVTPRKMKQVAFSVICVILVLGFYKTLVSPEEEQSFPRVHSRDRKSHMGDKNDIVVVNQKVEEAEEDAPYTDIKNIEEAKIRIRDLEGKLQHLEAKIENRVSKDFPTVKFLNYKNRKRILVTGGAGFVGSHLVDRLMLAGHEVIVVDNFFTGRKRNVEHWVGHENFELVHHDIVRPLYLEVDEIYHLASPASPPHYMLNPVKTIKTNTLGTINILGLAKRVAARVLIASTSEVYGDPNEHPQAETYWGHVNPIGPRACYDEGKRVAETLSYAYMRQEGVSVRVARIFNTFGPRMHMNDGRVVSNFILQALQNDSITIYGSGKQTRSFQYVSDLVDGLVALMASNYTQPVNIGNPIEHTIEERRTFPLFSF, from the exons ATGGTTGTCACTCCACGAAAGATGAAACAGGTTGCCTTTTCCGTGATTTGTGTTATATTAG TGTTAGGTTTCTACAAAACATTAGTTAGTCCAGAAGAAGAACAATCTTTTCCTAGAGTTCATTCAAGGGACCGTAAATCTCACATGGGGGATAAGAATGATATCGTAGTTGTCAATCAGAAAGTTGAAGAAGCCGAAGAAGATGCACCTTACacagatattaaaaacatCGAAGAAGCAAAAATACGAATTCGTGATTTGGAAGGTAAACTGCAGCATCTTGAAGCCAAAATTGAGAACAGAGTCTCAAAGGATTTTCCAACAGTCAAGTTccttaattataaaaatcgaaaaagaattttggtCACGGGTGGAGCAGGCTTTGTTGGATCACATTTGGTTGACCGTTTGATGCTTGCTGGTCATGAAGTAATAGTTGTAGATAACTTCTTCACTGGAAGAAAACGCAATGTTGAACATTGGGTTGGTCATGAAAACTTTGAGCTTGTTCACCATGACATTGTTAGACCCCTTTATTTAGAAGTTGATGAAATCTATCATCTTGCCAGCCCAGCTAGTCCACCACACTATATGCTTAATCCagtaaaaacaataaagaCAAATACTTTaggtacaataaatatattag GCCTTGCAAAACGGGTAGCAGCAAGAGTTTTAATCGCTAGTACATCAGAAGTTTATGGAGATCCTAACGAGCATCCCCAAGCAGAAACTTACTGGGGCCATGTGAATCCCATTG GGCCAAGAGCTTGTTACGATGAAGGAAAACGTGTTGCTGAAACGTTAAGCTATGCTTACATGAGGCAAGAAGGCGTTTCAGTTCGTGTTGCCcgaatttttaacactttcggGCCCAGAATGCATATGAACGATGGGCGCGtagtttcgaattttattctgcaagcATTACAGAATGATTCAATCACTATATACGGTAGTGGAAAACAGACTCGATCCTTCCAGTATGTGTCTGATTTAGTCGATGGACTAGTTGCCTTGATGGCATCTAACTATACTCAACCTGTGAATATTGGAAATCCCATTGAGCATACGATAGAAG AAAGAAGGACGTTCCCACTTTTCTCGTTCTGA
- the LOC128876223 gene encoding UDP-glucuronic acid decarboxylase 1 isoform X1, with amino-acid sequence MVVTPRKMKQVAFSVICVILVLGFYKTLVSPEEEQSFPRVHSRDRKSHMGDKNDIVVVNQKVEEAEEDAPYTDIKNIEEAKIRIRDLEGKLQHLEAKIENRVSKDFPTVKFLNYKNRKRILVTGGAGFVGSHLVDRLMLAGHEVIVVDNFFTGRKRNVEHWVGHENFELVHHDIVRPLYLEVDEIYHLASPASPPHYMLNPVKTIKTNTLGTINILGLAKRVAARVLIASTSEVYGDPNEHPQAETYWGHVNPIGPRACYDEGKRVAETLSYAYMRQEGVSVRVARIFNTFGPRMHMNDGRVVSNFILQALQNDSITIYGSGKQTRSFQYVSDLVDGLVALMASNYTQPVNIGNPIEHTIEDFLLITEFALIIKDLVGTNSKVVELAAVEDDPQRRRPDITRAKKYLDWEPKVPLAEGLKKTIIYFAKELQRTKHSQKSSFNVKSYKNDHDIVEQL; translated from the exons ATGGTTGTCACTCCACGAAAGATGAAACAGGTTGCCTTTTCCGTGATTTGTGTTATATTAG TGTTAGGTTTCTACAAAACATTAGTTAGTCCAGAAGAAGAACAATCTTTTCCTAGAGTTCATTCAAGGGACCGTAAATCTCACATGGGGGATAAGAATGATATCGTAGTTGTCAATCAGAAAGTTGAAGAAGCCGAAGAAGATGCACCTTACacagatattaaaaacatCGAAGAAGCAAAAATACGAATTCGTGATTTGGAAGGTAAACTGCAGCATCTTGAAGCCAAAATTGAGAACAGAGTCTCAAAGGATTTTCCAACAGTCAAGTTccttaattataaaaatcgaaaaagaattttggtCACGGGTGGAGCAGGCTTTGTTGGATCACATTTGGTTGACCGTTTGATGCTTGCTGGTCATGAAGTAATAGTTGTAGATAACTTCTTCACTGGAAGAAAACGCAATGTTGAACATTGGGTTGGTCATGAAAACTTTGAGCTTGTTCACCATGACATTGTTAGACCCCTTTATTTAGAAGTTGATGAAATCTATCATCTTGCCAGCCCAGCTAGTCCACCACACTATATGCTTAATCCagtaaaaacaataaagaCAAATACTTTaggtacaataaatatattag GCCTTGCAAAACGGGTAGCAGCAAGAGTTTTAATCGCTAGTACATCAGAAGTTTATGGAGATCCTAACGAGCATCCCCAAGCAGAAACTTACTGGGGCCATGTGAATCCCATTG GGCCAAGAGCTTGTTACGATGAAGGAAAACGTGTTGCTGAAACGTTAAGCTATGCTTACATGAGGCAAGAAGGCGTTTCAGTTCGTGTTGCCcgaatttttaacactttcggGCCCAGAATGCATATGAACGATGGGCGCGtagtttcgaattttattctgcaagcATTACAGAATGATTCAATCACTATATACGGTAGTGGAAAACAGACTCGATCCTTCCAGTATGTGTCTGATTTAGTCGATGGACTAGTTGCCTTGATGGCATCTAACTATACTCAACCTGTGAATATTGGAAATCCCATTGAGCATACGATAGAAG ATTTTTTACTAATTACAGAATTTGCACTTATAATAAAGGATCTAGTTGGTACAAATAGTAAAGTTGTTGAGCTTGCCGCGGTCGAAGATGATCCTCAAAGGAGGAGACCCGATATTACTAGAGCTAAGAAATACTTGGACTGGGAGCCAAAGGTTCCTTTAGCCGAAGGACTTAAGAAAACGATCATTTACTTCGCTAAAGAACTACAAAGAACAAAACACTCGCAAAAAAGTAGTTTTAACGTAAAATCTTATAAAAACGATCACGATATAGTAGAACAACTTTAG
- the LOC128876223 gene encoding UDP-glucuronic acid decarboxylase 1 isoform X2: MVVTPRKMKQVAFSVICVILVLGFYKTLVSPEEEQSFPRVHSRDRKSHMGDKNDIVVVNQKVEEAEEDAPYTDIKNIEEAKIRIRDLEGKLQHLEAKIENRVSKDFPTVKFLNYKNRKRILVTGGAGFVGSHLVDRLMLAGHEVIVVDNFFTGRKRNVEHWVGHENFELVHHDIVRPLYLEVDEIYHLASPASPPHYMLNPVKTIKTNTLGTINILGLAKRVAARVLIASTSEVYGDPNEHPQAETYWGHVNPIGPRACYDEGKRVAETLSYAYMRQEGVSVRVARIFNTFGPRMHMNDGRVVSNFILQALQNDSITIYGSGKQTRSFQYVSDLVDGLVALMASNYTQPVNIGNPIEHTIEEFALIIKDLVGTNSKVVELAAVEDDPQRRRPDITRAKKYLDWEPKVPLAEGLKKTIIYFAKELQRTKHSQKSSFNVKSYKNDHDIVEQL; encoded by the exons ATGGTTGTCACTCCACGAAAGATGAAACAGGTTGCCTTTTCCGTGATTTGTGTTATATTAG TGTTAGGTTTCTACAAAACATTAGTTAGTCCAGAAGAAGAACAATCTTTTCCTAGAGTTCATTCAAGGGACCGTAAATCTCACATGGGGGATAAGAATGATATCGTAGTTGTCAATCAGAAAGTTGAAGAAGCCGAAGAAGATGCACCTTACacagatattaaaaacatCGAAGAAGCAAAAATACGAATTCGTGATTTGGAAGGTAAACTGCAGCATCTTGAAGCCAAAATTGAGAACAGAGTCTCAAAGGATTTTCCAACAGTCAAGTTccttaattataaaaatcgaaaaagaattttggtCACGGGTGGAGCAGGCTTTGTTGGATCACATTTGGTTGACCGTTTGATGCTTGCTGGTCATGAAGTAATAGTTGTAGATAACTTCTTCACTGGAAGAAAACGCAATGTTGAACATTGGGTTGGTCATGAAAACTTTGAGCTTGTTCACCATGACATTGTTAGACCCCTTTATTTAGAAGTTGATGAAATCTATCATCTTGCCAGCCCAGCTAGTCCACCACACTATATGCTTAATCCagtaaaaacaataaagaCAAATACTTTaggtacaataaatatattag GCCTTGCAAAACGGGTAGCAGCAAGAGTTTTAATCGCTAGTACATCAGAAGTTTATGGAGATCCTAACGAGCATCCCCAAGCAGAAACTTACTGGGGCCATGTGAATCCCATTG GGCCAAGAGCTTGTTACGATGAAGGAAAACGTGTTGCTGAAACGTTAAGCTATGCTTACATGAGGCAAGAAGGCGTTTCAGTTCGTGTTGCCcgaatttttaacactttcggGCCCAGAATGCATATGAACGATGGGCGCGtagtttcgaattttattctgcaagcATTACAGAATGATTCAATCACTATATACGGTAGTGGAAAACAGACTCGATCCTTCCAGTATGTGTCTGATTTAGTCGATGGACTAGTTGCCTTGATGGCATCTAACTATACTCAACCTGTGAATATTGGAAATCCCATTGAGCATACGATAGAAG AATTTGCACTTATAATAAAGGATCTAGTTGGTACAAATAGTAAAGTTGTTGAGCTTGCCGCGGTCGAAGATGATCCTCAAAGGAGGAGACCCGATATTACTAGAGCTAAGAAATACTTGGACTGGGAGCCAAAGGTTCCTTTAGCCGAAGGACTTAAGAAAACGATCATTTACTTCGCTAAAGAACTACAAAGAACAAAACACTCGCAAAAAAGTAGTTTTAACGTAAAATCTTATAAAAACGATCACGATATAGTAGAACAACTTTAG
- the LOC128876223 gene encoding UDP-glucuronic acid decarboxylase 1 isoform X4, producing MVVTPRKMKQVAFSVICVILVLGFYKTLVSPEEEQSFPRVHSRDRKSHMGDKNDIVVVNQKVEEAEEDAPYTDIKNIEEAKIRIRDLEGKLQHLEAKIENRVSKDFPTVKFLNYKNRKRILVTGGAGFVGSHLVDRLMLAGHEVIVVDNFFTGRKRNVEHWVGHENFELVHHDIVRPLYLEVDEIYHLASPASPPHYMLNPVKTIKTNTLGTINILGLAKRVAARVLIASTSEVYGDPNEHPQAETYWGHVNPIGPRACYDEGKRVAETLSYAYMRQEGVSVRVARIFNTFGPRMHMNDGRVVSNFILQALQNDSITIYGSGKQTRSFQYVSDLVDGLVALMASNYTQPVNIGNPIEHTIEGSSWYK from the exons ATGGTTGTCACTCCACGAAAGATGAAACAGGTTGCCTTTTCCGTGATTTGTGTTATATTAG TGTTAGGTTTCTACAAAACATTAGTTAGTCCAGAAGAAGAACAATCTTTTCCTAGAGTTCATTCAAGGGACCGTAAATCTCACATGGGGGATAAGAATGATATCGTAGTTGTCAATCAGAAAGTTGAAGAAGCCGAAGAAGATGCACCTTACacagatattaaaaacatCGAAGAAGCAAAAATACGAATTCGTGATTTGGAAGGTAAACTGCAGCATCTTGAAGCCAAAATTGAGAACAGAGTCTCAAAGGATTTTCCAACAGTCAAGTTccttaattataaaaatcgaaaaagaattttggtCACGGGTGGAGCAGGCTTTGTTGGATCACATTTGGTTGACCGTTTGATGCTTGCTGGTCATGAAGTAATAGTTGTAGATAACTTCTTCACTGGAAGAAAACGCAATGTTGAACATTGGGTTGGTCATGAAAACTTTGAGCTTGTTCACCATGACATTGTTAGACCCCTTTATTTAGAAGTTGATGAAATCTATCATCTTGCCAGCCCAGCTAGTCCACCACACTATATGCTTAATCCagtaaaaacaataaagaCAAATACTTTaggtacaataaatatattag GCCTTGCAAAACGGGTAGCAGCAAGAGTTTTAATCGCTAGTACATCAGAAGTTTATGGAGATCCTAACGAGCATCCCCAAGCAGAAACTTACTGGGGCCATGTGAATCCCATTG GGCCAAGAGCTTGTTACGATGAAGGAAAACGTGTTGCTGAAACGTTAAGCTATGCTTACATGAGGCAAGAAGGCGTTTCAGTTCGTGTTGCCcgaatttttaacactttcggGCCCAGAATGCATATGAACGATGGGCGCGtagtttcgaattttattctgcaagcATTACAGAATGATTCAATCACTATATACGGTAGTGGAAAACAGACTCGATCCTTCCAGTATGTGTCTGATTTAGTCGATGGACTAGTTGCCTTGATGGCATCTAACTATACTCAACCTGTGAATATTGGAAATCCCATTGAGCATACGATAGAAG GATCTAGTTGGTACAAATAG